One genomic region from Conexibacter woesei DSM 14684 encodes:
- a CDS encoding FAD-dependent monooxygenase has product MQLRCVIAGAGLGGLSAAIALRRAGHEVVVLEQAPELGIVGAGIQMAPNASRLLGAWGVVDRFRDAGVPAQAAVRRRWSDGEKLGEVVLGQRLLDSFGASYWCLHRADLHGALVGVATDPDGPGTPVEIRTGAPVARVVANGADEARVVTADGTEFAGDVVIGADGIRSAVRDSLFGPQPPSFSGRVTNRHMIDVATVQDDPLLAEILERPAQNIWIGPGGHVITHPISGGAGLYMGVTTSGVRDDEAFWSTPISQADMLAAREGWDPRILRLIEAAPMITAYGLHDSEPMETWIDGRVALLGDACHAMMPFQAQGAAQAIEDAAVLGETLAGVAPGEVAAALERYEARRKPRASRVQALSRANGKTWHVPDGPEQQARDAALAKGDSDFRAYEFLWSTGPGGAPAPADPVAAA; this is encoded by the coding sequence ATGCAGTTGAGATGTGTGATCGCGGGCGCCGGACTGGGCGGGCTGTCCGCGGCGATCGCGCTGCGGCGCGCCGGTCACGAGGTCGTCGTGCTGGAGCAGGCGCCCGAGCTGGGCATCGTCGGCGCCGGCATCCAGATGGCGCCGAACGCGTCGCGCCTGCTCGGCGCGTGGGGCGTCGTCGACCGCTTCCGCGACGCCGGCGTGCCGGCGCAGGCCGCCGTGCGGCGGCGCTGGAGCGACGGCGAGAAGCTCGGCGAGGTCGTCCTCGGCCAGCGGCTGCTGGACAGCTTCGGCGCCTCCTACTGGTGCCTGCACCGCGCCGACCTGCACGGAGCGCTCGTCGGCGTCGCGACCGACCCCGACGGCCCCGGCACGCCGGTCGAGATCCGCACCGGCGCGCCGGTCGCGCGCGTCGTCGCCAACGGCGCGGACGAGGCGCGCGTCGTGACGGCGGACGGGACGGAGTTCGCCGGCGACGTCGTGATCGGCGCCGACGGGATCCGCTCGGCGGTGCGCGACTCGCTCTTCGGCCCGCAGCCGCCGTCGTTCAGCGGCAGAGTCACCAACCGCCACATGATCGACGTCGCGACCGTGCAGGACGACCCGCTGCTGGCGGAGATCCTCGAGCGCCCGGCACAGAACATCTGGATCGGGCCGGGCGGCCACGTGATCACGCATCCGATCAGCGGCGGCGCCGGGCTCTACATGGGCGTGACGACCTCTGGCGTGCGCGACGACGAGGCGTTCTGGTCGACGCCGATCTCGCAGGCGGACATGCTCGCCGCGCGTGAGGGCTGGGATCCGCGGATCCTGCGGCTGATCGAGGCGGCGCCGATGATCACCGCGTACGGCCTGCACGACAGCGAGCCGATGGAGACGTGGATCGACGGTCGCGTCGCGCTGCTCGGCGACGCCTGCCACGCGATGATGCCGTTCCAGGCGCAGGGCGCCGCGCAGGCGATCGAGGACGCGGCGGTGCTGGGGGAGACGCTCGCGGGCGTCGCGCCCGGCGAGGTGGCCGCGGCGCTGGAGCGCTACGAGGCGCGCCGCAAGCCGCGCGCGTCGAGAGTGCAGGCGCTCTCGCGCGCGAACGGCAAGACGTGGCACGTGCCGGACGGCCCCGAGCAGCAGGCGCGCGACGCCGCGCTGGCGAAGGGCGACAGCGACTTCAGAGCGTACGAGTTCCTCTGGTCGACCGGTCCGGGCGGCGCGCCCGCTCCCGCCGACCCGGTCGCGGCGGCCTGA
- a CDS encoding alcohol dehydrogenase catalytic domain-containing protein: MKAVRLVAKEDVRVEEVPDPKLQHATDAIVRVTHSAICGADLLPFHGWTPGFEDGTILGHEFVGEVVDVGDAVTQVAVGERVVNTSMTSDGTCAHCRANRATQCDTRSLFGYSGVYPRLEGGQAELVRIPMADRCLWKVPDAVSSEDAVFVADILPTAFAGVQRGGVTNGDLVVVLGCGPVGLMAVLSAAGVARKVIAVDGIEERRRLAAGLGAEAVTPAEAADAVAAASAGLGADVVIEAAGALPALDASFGLARAQGVVSVVGAHFEPDYPLNNAVMFEKELTLTFSIGNPGRDRERLFAAIEAGAMRPSQVLTHQVSIDDAAEAYRAFDAREMTKVVLLT; this comes from the coding sequence ATGAAGGCCGTGCGACTGGTCGCGAAGGAGGACGTGCGCGTCGAGGAGGTGCCGGACCCCAAGCTCCAGCACGCGACCGACGCGATCGTGCGCGTCACGCACAGCGCGATCTGTGGCGCCGACCTGCTGCCGTTCCACGGCTGGACGCCGGGCTTCGAGGACGGCACGATCCTCGGCCACGAGTTCGTCGGCGAGGTCGTCGACGTCGGCGACGCGGTCACGCAGGTCGCGGTCGGCGAGCGCGTCGTCAACACGTCGATGACGTCGGACGGCACCTGTGCGCACTGCCGCGCCAACCGCGCGACGCAGTGCGACACGCGCTCGCTGTTCGGCTACTCCGGCGTCTACCCGCGGCTGGAGGGCGGGCAGGCGGAGCTGGTGCGGATCCCGATGGCCGACCGCTGCCTGTGGAAGGTCCCCGACGCGGTCAGCAGCGAGGACGCCGTCTTCGTCGCCGACATCTTGCCGACCGCGTTCGCGGGAGTGCAGCGCGGCGGCGTCACCAACGGCGACCTCGTCGTCGTGCTCGGCTGCGGGCCGGTCGGCCTGATGGCGGTGCTGTCGGCCGCGGGCGTCGCGCGCAAGGTGATCGCCGTCGACGGGATCGAGGAGCGCCGCCGGCTGGCGGCCGGGCTTGGCGCCGAGGCGGTCACGCCGGCCGAGGCGGCCGACGCCGTCGCGGCGGCGAGCGCCGGGCTCGGCGCCGACGTCGTGATCGAGGCCGCGGGCGCGCTGCCCGCGCTCGACGCCAGCTTCGGGCTCGCCCGCGCGCAGGGCGTCGTCTCGGTCGTCGGCGCGCACTTCGAGCCGGACTATCCGCTCAACAACGCCGTGATGTTCGAGAAGGAGCTGACGCTGACGTTCTCGATCGGCAACCCCGGCCGCGACCGCGAGCGGCTGTTCGCCGCGATCGAGGCGGGCGCGATGAGACCGTCGCAGGTGCTGACGCACCAGGTCTCGATCGACGACGCGGCGGAGGCGTACCGTGCCTTCGACGCGCGCGAGATGACGAAGGTGGTGTTGCTCACATGA
- a CDS encoding VOC family protein yields MAALEVTRAGVILAVADVERSKAFYVERLGFAFEIGFDGPAYAILSRNGIRLSLAEQGHEAGDLPGVVPTAPVAADRAAPRVLLVLEVASVTAAYEALLAEGVEFASEPFSPPWGGVRCFAVDPDGHLIELEELA; encoded by the coding sequence ATGGCGGCGCTCGAAGTCACCCGCGCCGGCGTGATCCTCGCGGTCGCCGACGTGGAGCGCTCGAAGGCGTTCTACGTCGAGCGGCTCGGCTTCGCGTTCGAGATCGGCTTCGACGGGCCGGCCTACGCGATCCTGTCGCGCAACGGCATCCGCCTCTCGCTCGCCGAGCAGGGACACGAGGCTGGGGACCTGCCGGGCGTCGTGCCGACCGCGCCGGTCGCCGCCGACCGGGCGGCGCCGCGCGTGCTGCTCGTGCTGGAGGTGGCGAGCGTCACGGCGGCGTACGAGGCGCTGCTGGCCGAGGGCGTCGAGTTCGCCTCCGAGCCGTTCTCGCCGCCGTGGGGCGGCGTGCGCTGCTTCGCCGTCGATCCCGACGGCCACCTGATCGAGCTGGAGGAGCTGGCATGA
- the pldH gene encoding pyridoxal 4-dehydrogenase, SDR-type → MGKLDNRVAIVTGAAQGIGRAIAGKLVEEGATVVVADLNGDGAAKAAEELGGVAVQADVSVEADAQKIVDTTLERHGRVDVLVHAAAIVPFVPWDEVDFAYWRKIVSVNLDGTYLVGRAVEKPMRAAGYGRIVNIASNSFFAGTPNMGPYVAAKGGVIGLTRVQATELGKYGITSNAVAPGIIRSEGALATPHKDSFDFVQALQALPRHGHPADIAPAVSFLASEESGWVTGQTLVVDAGHIRD, encoded by the coding sequence ATGGGCAAGCTGGACAACCGCGTCGCGATCGTCACCGGCGCAGCGCAGGGCATCGGCCGCGCGATCGCGGGCAAGCTCGTCGAGGAGGGCGCGACGGTCGTCGTCGCCGACCTCAACGGCGACGGCGCCGCGAAGGCGGCCGAGGAGCTGGGCGGCGTCGCCGTGCAGGCGGACGTCTCGGTCGAGGCGGACGCGCAGAAGATCGTCGACACGACGCTGGAGCGCCACGGCAGAGTCGACGTGCTCGTGCACGCGGCCGCGATCGTGCCGTTCGTGCCGTGGGACGAGGTCGACTTCGCCTACTGGCGCAAGATCGTCTCCGTCAACCTCGACGGCACGTACCTCGTCGGGCGCGCCGTCGAGAAGCCGATGCGCGCGGCCGGCTACGGCCGGATCGTCAACATCGCCTCCAACTCGTTCTTCGCCGGCACGCCGAACATGGGCCCGTACGTCGCCGCGAAGGGCGGCGTGATCGGCCTCACGCGCGTGCAGGCGACCGAGCTGGGCAAGTACGGGATCACGTCCAACGCGGTCGCGCCCGGGATCATCCGCTCGGAGGGTGCGCTCGCGACGCCGCACAAGGACTCGTTCGACTTCGTCCAGGCGCTGCAGGCGCTGCCGCGCCACGGCCACCCCGCCGACATCGCGCCGGCCGTCTCGTTCCTCGCCTCCGAGGAGTCGGGCTGGGTCACCGGCCAGACGCTGGTCGTCGACGCCGGCCACATCCGCGACTGA
- the pldA gene encoding 4-pyridoxolactonase, with protein sequence MAKATKVRLLDSGTLVIDQSHITWNVGCGTPVRFPVYSVLIEHPEGLILFDTGFDRELVLEKLAFELPEQTEQQTIPAQLALAGYAAGDVDAVVNSHLHFDHCGGNKHLVNATTYLHEDEIREARSPEPFEVLGYADRSWDHPGARFSLLSGDVELADGVHLFHTPGHSIGHYSLLVELEGSRPLLFMADVSYTPAAYARDHQAGFHWNPVAGVRSIRRVKALARAWDAEIFFTHDMDEFETYKLAPSSYPAS encoded by the coding sequence ATGGCCAAGGCGACGAAGGTCCGGCTGCTCGACAGCGGCACGCTGGTGATCGACCAGTCGCACATCACGTGGAACGTCGGCTGCGGCACGCCGGTGCGCTTCCCCGTGTACAGCGTGCTGATCGAGCACCCCGAAGGGCTGATCCTGTTCGACACGGGCTTCGACAGAGAGCTGGTGCTGGAGAAGCTGGCGTTCGAGCTGCCGGAGCAGACCGAGCAGCAGACGATCCCCGCCCAGCTCGCGCTGGCGGGGTACGCCGCGGGCGACGTCGACGCGGTCGTCAACTCCCACCTGCACTTCGACCACTGCGGCGGCAACAAGCACCTCGTCAACGCGACGACGTACCTGCACGAGGACGAGATCCGCGAGGCGCGCTCGCCGGAGCCGTTCGAGGTGCTCGGCTACGCGGACAGAAGCTGGGATCACCCCGGCGCGAGATTCAGCCTGCTGAGCGGCGACGTCGAGCTGGCCGACGGCGTGCACCTGTTCCACACGCCCGGCCACTCGATCGGGCACTACTCGCTGCTCGTCGAGCTGGAGGGGAGCAGACCGCTGCTGTTCATGGCCGACGTCTCCTACACGCCGGCCGCGTACGCGAGAGACCACCAGGCGGGGTTCCATTGGAACCCCGTCGCGGGCGTGCGCTCGATCCGCCGCGTCAAGGCGCTCGCGAGAGCGTGGGACGCGGAGATCTTCTTCACGCACGACATGGACGAGTTCGAGACCTACAAGCTCGCGCCGAGCAGCTACCCGGCGTCGTAG
- a CDS encoding 3-hydroxyacyl-CoA dehydrogenase family protein, translated as MTEIKRAAILGTGTMGPGMGAVLARAGLQVTLYDVNEDALARARGTAEIARGVLDKLEVVDKGGGSLSFESDLATAVKDADIVVEAIPEKLELKQQVFAELEGLIRDDTIIASNTSGIPITRMAEKLTHPERVVGWHWSNPPALIPMNEIIVGEKTAPEVTAATEQLTRDIGYEPVTLKKEVPGFVENRVLYAIMRECLALLDEGVVDAAGLDLCVRWGIGYKLAVVPPIQLLDMAGLDIYTAVASFLNQDLSNEAGISKTATDLRDAGTLGIKSGRGFFEYSPERIRELGAMRAGKLVGVRKVLEA; from the coding sequence ATGACGGAGATCAAGCGGGCGGCGATCCTCGGGACCGGCACGATGGGACCGGGCATGGGCGCCGTGCTGGCTCGCGCCGGCCTCCAGGTGACGCTCTACGACGTCAACGAGGACGCGCTCGCGAGAGCGAGAGGCACCGCCGAGATCGCGCGCGGCGTGCTCGACAAGCTCGAGGTCGTCGACAAGGGCGGCGGCTCGTTGAGCTTCGAGAGCGACCTCGCGACCGCCGTCAAGGACGCCGACATCGTCGTCGAGGCGATCCCCGAGAAGCTGGAGCTCAAGCAGCAGGTCTTCGCCGAGCTGGAGGGCCTGATCCGCGACGACACGATCATCGCGTCGAACACCTCCGGCATCCCGATCACGAGAATGGCGGAGAAGCTGACGCACCCGGAGCGCGTCGTCGGCTGGCACTGGTCCAACCCGCCCGCGCTGATCCCGATGAACGAGATCATCGTCGGCGAGAAGACCGCGCCCGAGGTGACCGCCGCGACCGAGCAGCTGACGCGCGACATCGGCTACGAGCCGGTCACGCTGAAGAAGGAGGTCCCCGGCTTCGTCGAGAACCGCGTCCTCTACGCGATCATGCGCGAGTGCCTGGCGCTGCTCGACGAGGGCGTCGTCGACGCCGCCGGGCTCGACCTCTGCGTCAGATGGGGCATCGGCTACAAGCTCGCCGTCGTGCCGCCGATCCAGCTGCTCGACATGGCCGGGCTCGACATCTACACGGCGGTCGCGAGCTTCCTCAACCAGGACCTCTCCAACGAGGCCGGCATCTCCAAGACGGCGACCGACCTGCGCGACGCGGGCACGCTCGGGATCAAGTCCGGCAGAGGCTTCTTCGAATACTCGCCCGAGCGGATCAGAGAGCTGGGCGCGATGCGCGCCGGCAAGCTCGTCGGCGTCCGCAAGGTGCTCGAGGCATAG
- a CDS encoding class II aldolase/adducin family protein yields MSSTERLIEQVAWSCRILAGEGYQDLTLGHVSARGEDDRTVYIKRRGVALSEVTPADVLAFDLDGDPADAPGGMHLEAVLHTAVYRRRPDVRCVVHGHPPYATAFSATDADFEFLTHDGVLFIDGLPTFDGVPELIVDEQQGGAVADALGDGSTLLLRNHGVLVAERSVAWATLTAVLLERSVQLQSIASTLGALRPIPDELVEQIHKGKYRDGFADEYWDAWVRDLRRNGNAFGMPAGD; encoded by the coding sequence GTGTCCTCCACGGAGCGGTTGATCGAGCAGGTCGCGTGGTCGTGCCGGATCCTGGCGGGCGAGGGCTACCAGGACCTCACGCTGGGCCACGTCAGCGCGCGCGGCGAGGACGATCGGACCGTGTACATCAAGCGCAGAGGCGTCGCGCTGAGCGAGGTCACGCCGGCCGACGTGCTGGCGTTCGACCTCGACGGCGACCCGGCCGACGCGCCCGGCGGCATGCACCTGGAGGCGGTCCTCCACACCGCCGTGTACAGGCGGCGCCCGGACGTCCGCTGCGTCGTGCACGGCCACCCGCCGTACGCGACCGCGTTCAGCGCGACCGACGCCGACTTCGAGTTCCTGACGCACGACGGCGTGCTCTTCATCGACGGGCTGCCGACGTTCGACGGCGTCCCCGAGCTGATCGTCGACGAGCAGCAGGGCGGCGCCGTCGCCGACGCGCTCGGCGACGGCTCGACGCTGCTGCTGCGCAACCACGGCGTGCTCGTCGCCGAGCGCAGCGTCGCCTGGGCGACGCTGACCGCCGTGCTGCTGGAGCGCAGCGTGCAGCTGCAGTCGATCGCCTCGACGCTCGGCGCGCTGAGGCCGATCCCCGACGAGCTGGTCGAGCAGATCCACAAGGGCAAGTACCGCGACGGCTTCGCCGACGAGTACTGGGACGCCTGGGTCCGCGACCTGCGCCGCAACGGCAACGCCTTCGGCATGCCCGCGGGCGACTGA
- a CDS encoding cupin domain-containing protein produces the protein MGPVTALGVTVVPSERVEKIELPGDSWSRMVVTARTAGGGNVASLGYSVFTPGTALTLVKHETEEFAYVLSGSGELRLDGADPVAFAAGDGIFIPAGVWHAVVNTCDEDVAMVFGFPHPDYPPTARR, from the coding sequence GTGGGTCCTGTGACGGCGCTCGGCGTCACCGTCGTTCCCTCCGAGCGCGTCGAGAAGATCGAGCTGCCCGGCGACAGCTGGAGCCGCATGGTCGTGACGGCGAGAACGGCGGGCGGCGGCAACGTCGCCTCGCTCGGCTACTCGGTCTTCACGCCCGGCACCGCGCTGACGCTCGTCAAGCACGAGACGGAGGAGTTCGCCTACGTGCTGAGCGGGAGCGGCGAGCTGCGGCTCGACGGCGCCGACCCGGTCGCGTTCGCCGCCGGCGACGGGATCTTCATCCCCGCCGGGGTCTGGCACGCGGTCGTCAACACCTGCGACGAGGACGTCGCGATGGTGTTCGGCTTCCCGCATCCCGACTACCCGCCGACCGCGCGTCGCTGA